In Kytococcus sedentarius DSM 20547, the sequence CCTGTCTCGAGCAGGCTTCTGGCGATGTAGTTGGTGAGGTTGCGGAAGCCCAGGGCGGAGCCGCGGAGGTGCTCGAGGCGACCGTTCGTGGCTTCGGTGGGGCCGTTGCTGGTGCCGGGTCGGTCGAAGTAGGCCAGGACGTCCTCTGCCCGCTTGGACAGAGTGCGGCCGAGGGTGACGAGCTCGGTGAGCGCGGCGGGGACGCCGGAGGTCAGGCTGGTGATGAGGTTGCTCATGGCCTGTCGGCCTGCGGTGCGGTCGGGGTGTCGGTAGGCGGCGATCATGCGCTGGTAGATGCCCCAGGTGGCTTCGACCTGGACGTGGTCGTCGTCCCCGAAGAGGGCGGTGAGGCGTTGGGTCTGGCGGTCGGTGAGCAGGTCGGCGCCGGTGTGCAGGGTGCGTCGGGATCTGTAGAGCGGGTCGGTGTTGCGGCCGCGGTGGCCGTGCAGTTCTTGCTGGACCCGGCGCCGGCAGCGGTCGAGGGCGTCGCCGGCGAGGCGGACGACGTGGAAGGGATCCATGACGGCGACGGCCTGCGGGAGCTCTTCGGTGGTGGCGGTCTTGAAGCCGGTGAACCCGTCCATGGCGACGACTTCGAGGCCGTCGCGCCAGGCCTTGGGCCGGGCAGCGAGCCATGTCTTGAACACTTCCTTGGAGCGGCCCTCCACCATGGCCAGCAGCCGCGATGGCCCGGTCTTGTCGCGGACCGGGGTGAGGTCGATGACGACGGTGACGAACTTGTCGCCGCGGTGGGTGTGACGCCAGACGTGTTCGTCGACGCCGATCACCTTCACGTCATCGAATCGGGTCGGGTCGTCCAGCAGGAGCCGCTGGCCTTCGGCCAGCACAGCGGCGTTGGCTGTGTCCCAGGAGACGGCGAGAGTTTCGGCGAGGCGAGCAACGGTGAGGTGTTGGCAGACGAGTCCGACCAGCGCCCACCGCAGCGCGGTCCGGGACAGCTTCGCTCGGGGCTCGGCGGCACGGGTGGTGTCTTGCCGCCAGACGTGCCCGCAGCCGGTGCACTTGTAGCGGCGGACCGTGAGCAACAGCGTGGTCGGCCGCCACCCCAGCGGTTCGTGGGCCAGCTCCCTGGTGACGGGGGCTTGTCAAGGTTTCTGTGTAAGCGGGGGTGTTCACAGGTAGGGGTTGATTCGGTCGGGGTAGGCCGCTGCGAGTTGGGCCAGTGCCTGTTTCCAGTTGGTGACGACCTGGCCCTGGACGAGGCGGCCCTTGGCCTTGCGTTCGGCCGCCGGCTTGCCCTTCTCACGGGCTCGTTCAGCGGCTCGTCGGTCCTCGATGTTGCAGATCGCCAGCCACAGCAGCTTGACCGCGGCGTCGGTCGAGGGGAAGTGCCCGCGGGACTTGGTGACCTTCCGCAGCTGATAGTTCAACGACTCGATGGAGTTCGTCGTGTAGATCACCCGCCGCAGCATCGGCGGGAAGGCCAGGAACGGGACGAACCGCTCCCACGCTGCCTGCCAGGTCGCGACCGCCGAGGGGTACTTCCGGCCCATCTCGCTGGCCGCGAAGTCCTCCAACGCGGCTCTGGCGGCCTGCTCGGTGGCGGCGGTGTAGATCGGCTTGAGCTCCTTGGCGACCTTCTTGCGGTCGGTGTACGACACGAACCGTGTGGACGCGCGGATCAGGTGGACCACGCAGGTCTGGACCATCGAGTCCGGCCAGGTCGCCTCGATCGCCTCTGGCAGCCCCTTGAGCCCGTCGCAGCACACGATCAGCACGTCGGACACGCCACGGTTGGCCAGGTCGGCGCACACGTGAGCCCAGAACGCCGATCCCTCGGTGTCCTGGACCCAGATCCCCAGGACGTGCTTGACACCCTCCAGATCGACACCGACCGCGAGATAGGCCGCCCGATTGAGCACCTGATGGTCCTGGCGGATCTTGACCCGGATCGCGTCCAGGTAGAGCACCGGGTAGAACTCCTCCAACGGCCGGACCTGCCAGGCCAGCACCTCCTGGGCGACCGCGTCGGTGATCTTGCTGATCGTCTCGTGGGACAGCTCGGTGCCGATCGTGCCAGCCAGGTGGTGCTGGATCTCCCGGATCGTCATGCCCCCGGCGTAGAGGCTGATGATCATGTCGTCCAACCCGCCCAGCCGACGCTGACCCTTGGGGACCAGGCGGGGAGTGAACGACCCGTCCCGGTCCCGGGGGACGTCCAACTCGATCGATCCCACCTCTGAGGCGACCGTCTTCGGGGTGGACCCGTTGCGCGAGTTGCTGTGCGCTGAAGCGTCCACCGAGCCCTTCTCGTAGCCCAGGTGACTGCTGAGCTCGGCCTGCAACCCACGCTCCAGGGCAGCCTTCACCAACGCCGGGACGAAACCACCATCCCCGGTCAGCTCAACCTGCCCGGCATCGATCTGCGCGAACAAGCCGTCCAACTGCCCCG encodes:
- a CDS encoding IS256 family transposase, with product MTDKEQRAGAQPSGQDLVEELKASGQLDGLFAQIDAGQVELTGDGGFVPALVKAALERGLQAELSSHLGYEKGSVDASAHSNSRNGSTPKTVASEVGSIELDVPRDRDGSFTPRLVPKGQRRLGGLDDMIISLYAGGMTIREIQHHLAGTIGTELSHETISKITDAVAQEVLAWQVRPLEEFYPVLYLDAIRVKIRQDHQVLNRAAYLAVGVDLEGVKHVLGIWVQDTEGSAFWAHVCADLANRGVSDVLIVCCDGLKGLPEAIEATWPDSMVQTCVVHLIRASTRFVSYTDRKKVAKELKPIYTAATEQAARAALEDFAASEMGRKYPSAVATWQAAWERFVPFLAFPPMLRRVIYTTNSIESLNYQLRKVTKSRGHFPSTDAAVKLLWLAICNIEDRRAAERAREKGKPAAERKAKGRLVQGQVVTNWKQALAQLAAAYPDRINPYL